One genomic window of Streptomyces sp. WP-1 includes the following:
- the glgP gene encoding alpha-glucan family phosphorylase — protein MKAIRRFTVRPVLPEPLRPLSELAHNLRWSWHAETRDLFQSVDPEAWGAAGCDPVRLLGRVRPARLTELAGDRRFRRRLNAAADDLDDYLTGDRWYQAQPEGLPAAVAYFSPEFGITAALPQYSGGLGILAGDHLKAASDLGVPLVGVGLLYRHGYFRQTLSRDGWQQEHYPVLDPNELPLTPLAEADGTPARISLALPGGRALHARIWRARVGRVPLLLLDSDVEENDLGARSVTDRLYGGGSEHRLLQEMLLGIGGVRAVRAYCRLTGHPEPEVFHTNEGHAGFLGLERIAELCARGLEFDAALETVRGGTVFTTHTPVAAGIDRFERDLVARHFGPDAELPGIETPRILALGMETYPGGEPNLFNMAVMGLRLAQRANGVSLLHGQVSREMFAGLWPGFDTEEVPITSVTNGVHAPTWVAPEVLGLGARKIGTQRAEDALAVGGSERWDSVADIPDQEIWELRRTLREQLVLEVRERLAASWRQRGAGNAELGWIDGVLDPDVLTIGFARRVPSYKRLTLMLRDRDRLRELLLHPERPVQLVVAGKAHPADDSGKRLVQELVRFADEARVRHRIVFLPDYGMAMAQKLYPGCDVWLNNPLRPLEACGTSGMKAALNGCLNLSVRDGWWDEWFRPDFGWAIPTADGTGTDAERRDDIEAAALYELLEQRIAPRFYERGRGGLPDRWIQMVRQTLTLLGPKVLAGRMVREYVERLYTPAARSHRALTPDTAAELAGWKARVRGAWEGVSVDHVETTETTATAELGTTIGLRVRVGLGALSPDDVEVQAVSGRVDAQDRITDATVVPLKPAGTPDLEGRRLYEGRLSLDRTGPYGCTVRILPVHRLLASAAEVGVVALPAEDAGQGAGVLLR, from the coding sequence GTGAAGGCGATCCGTCGGTTCACCGTCCGTCCCGTTCTCCCCGAACCCCTCCGGCCGCTGAGCGAACTGGCGCACAATCTGCGCTGGTCATGGCATGCGGAGACGCGCGATCTGTTCCAGTCCGTCGACCCGGAGGCGTGGGGCGCCGCCGGGTGCGACCCGGTGCGGCTGCTGGGCCGGGTGCGGCCCGCGCGGCTCACGGAACTCGCCGGGGACCGGCGCTTCCGGCGCCGGCTGAACGCGGCTGCCGACGACCTGGACGACTATCTGACCGGTGACCGCTGGTACCAGGCGCAGCCCGAGGGGCTGCCCGCAGCCGTGGCTTATTTCTCCCCCGAGTTCGGCATCACGGCCGCCCTGCCGCAGTATTCCGGGGGTCTCGGCATCCTCGCCGGCGACCATCTGAAGGCGGCCAGCGACCTCGGCGTCCCCCTCGTCGGGGTCGGACTGCTCTACCGGCACGGGTACTTCCGGCAGACCCTCTCCCGCGACGGCTGGCAGCAGGAGCACTACCCGGTGCTCGACCCCAACGAGCTGCCCCTCACCCCGTTGGCGGAGGCCGACGGGACGCCCGCGCGCATCTCCCTCGCGCTGCCCGGCGGGCGGGCCCTGCACGCCCGGATCTGGCGGGCGCGGGTCGGCCGGGTGCCGCTGCTGCTGCTCGACTCGGACGTGGAGGAGAACGACCTCGGCGCCCGCTCCGTCACCGACCGGCTCTACGGCGGCGGCAGCGAGCACCGGCTGCTCCAGGAGATGCTGCTCGGCATAGGAGGTGTCCGGGCGGTGCGCGCGTACTGCCGGCTCACCGGGCACCCGGAGCCGGAGGTGTTCCACACCAACGAGGGGCACGCGGGCTTCCTCGGCCTGGAGCGGATCGCCGAACTGTGCGCCCGGGGGCTGGAGTTCGACGCGGCCCTCGAAACGGTGCGCGGCGGCACGGTGTTCACCACCCACACCCCGGTCGCGGCCGGTATCGACCGCTTCGAACGGGACCTGGTCGCCCGGCACTTCGGCCCGGACGCCGAACTGCCCGGCATCGAGACGCCCCGGATCCTCGCCCTCGGCATGGAGACGTACCCGGGCGGCGAGCCGAACCTGTTCAACATGGCCGTGATGGGGCTCAGGCTGGCCCAGCGCGCCAACGGGGTCTCGCTGCTGCACGGACAGGTCAGCCGGGAGATGTTCGCCGGGCTGTGGCCGGGGTTCGACACCGAGGAGGTGCCGATCACCTCCGTGACCAACGGGGTGCACGCCCCCACCTGGGTGGCCCCCGAGGTGCTGGGGCTCGGCGCCCGGAAGATCGGCACCCAGCGGGCCGAGGACGCCCTCGCCGTCGGCGGCTCCGAGCGCTGGGACTCGGTGGCGGACATCCCGGACCAGGAGATCTGGGAGCTGCGCCGCACCCTGCGCGAACAGCTGGTGCTGGAGGTGCGCGAGCGGCTCGCCGCGTCCTGGCGCCAACGCGGAGCCGGAAACGCCGAGTTGGGGTGGATCGACGGGGTGCTCGACCCGGACGTCCTCACCATCGGGTTCGCGCGGCGCGTGCCGTCGTACAAGCGGCTGACCCTGATGCTCCGCGACCGGGACCGGCTGCGGGAGCTGCTGCTGCATCCCGAGCGGCCGGTGCAGCTGGTGGTGGCGGGCAAGGCGCATCCGGCCGACGACAGCGGCAAGCGGCTGGTGCAGGAGCTGGTCCGGTTCGCGGACGAGGCCCGGGTGCGGCACCGGATCGTCTTCCTGCCCGACTACGGCATGGCGATGGCGCAGAAGCTCTACCCCGGCTGCGACGTCTGGCTCAACAACCCGCTGCGCCCGCTGGAGGCGTGCGGCACCTCCGGGATGAAGGCGGCGCTCAACGGCTGCCTCAACCTCTCGGTGCGGGACGGCTGGTGGGACGAGTGGTTCCGGCCGGACTTCGGCTGGGCCATCCCGACCGCGGACGGCACCGGCACGGACGCGGAGCGCCGCGACGACATCGAGGCGGCGGCCCTGTACGAGCTGCTGGAGCAGCGGATCGCCCCGCGCTTCTACGAGCGCGGCCGGGGCGGGCTGCCCGATCGCTGGATCCAGATGGTCCGCCAGACCCTCACCCTGCTCGGCCCCAAGGTGCTGGCCGGGCGCATGGTCCGCGAGTACGTGGAGCGGCTCTACACCCCGGCCGCCCGCTCGCACCGCGCGCTGACCCCGGACACCGCGGCCGAGCTGGCCGGGTGGAAGGCGCGGGTGCGCGGCGCCTGGGAGGGGGTGAGCGTCGACCACGTGGAGACGACCGAGACGACGGCCACGGCGGAACTGGGGACGACGATCGGGCTGCGGGTGCGCGTCGGGCTCGGCGCGCTGAGCCCCGACGACGTCGAGGTCCAGGCGGTCTCCGGGCGGGTGGACGCGCAGGACCGCATCACCGACGCCACGGTCGTCCCGCTGAAACCGGCCGGCACCCCTGACCTGGAGGGCCGCCGCCTCTACGAGGGCCGGCTCTCCCTCGACCGCACCGGCCCCTACGGCTGCACGGTCCGCATCCTCCCGGTCCACCGGCTGCTCGCCTCGGCGGCGGAGGTGGGCGTGGTGGCACTGCCCGCGGAGGACGCGGGTCAGGGGGCGGGGGTGCTGCTGCGGTAG
- a CDS encoding DUF1990 domain-containing protein, which yields MSSAPFTYEPVGATRDDLSFCPPGFRPMLVRTRLGEGQQVFGRAAEAVLTWEMHRALGVGIDAGADRAAPGVDVTVTLAGVVRAPCRIIWTAEEPRRAGWAYGTLESHPECGEEAFLIDRTGDGTVWLTVAAFSRPAKWYAKAGGPATRGLQHAYARRCGAVLKRMCAAYDAD from the coding sequence ATGTCCTCGGCACCCTTCACGTACGAACCGGTCGGAGCCACCCGCGACGACCTGTCCTTCTGCCCGCCCGGGTTCCGCCCGATGCTGGTGCGCACGCGTCTCGGCGAGGGCCAGCAGGTCTTCGGCCGGGCCGCCGAGGCGGTCCTCACCTGGGAGATGCACCGCGCGCTCGGCGTGGGCATAGACGCCGGCGCCGACCGCGCCGCCCCCGGCGTGGACGTCACGGTCACCCTCGCCGGCGTGGTCAGGGCGCCCTGCCGGATCATATGGACCGCCGAGGAACCCCGCCGCGCGGGCTGGGCCTACGGCACCCTGGAGAGCCACCCCGAATGCGGCGAGGAGGCCTTCCTGATCGACCGCACCGGCGACGGCACGGTCTGGCTCACCGTCGCCGCCTTCAGCAGACCGGCCAAGTGGTACGCGAAGGCGGGCGGCCCGGCGACCCGCGGCCTCCAGCACGCGTACGCGCGCCGCTGCGGGGCCGTCCTGAAGAGGATGTGCGCGGCGTACGACGCGGACTGA
- a CDS encoding alpha-1,4-glucan--maltose-1-phosphate maltosyltransferase produces the protein MPATHHSSAATQTSSAAARASSSSPPGTDPPPGGAPSGAAKKTAARKRAKSPAGAPSRQVTAVGRIPVLDVRPVVQHGRRPAKAVTGESFEVSATVFREGHDAVAANVVLRDPRGRRGPWTPMRELAPGTDRWGATVTAGSPGRWTYTVEAWADPLGTWRHHASIKIPAGLDTELVLEEGARLYERAAAGVPKSHRRTVLDAAAVLRDEDRPAPWRLAEALRPPVREVLDRYPLRELVTASDPMPLLVERERALYGSWYEFFPRSEGTAEHPHGTFRTAARRLKPIAEMGFDIVYLPPVHPIGSTFRKGPNNTLGAGPDDVGVPWAIGSPEGGHDAVHPDLGTIEDFDHFVGEARKSGLEIALDFALQCSPDHPWVQKHPEWFHHRPDGTIAYAENPPKKYQDIYPIAFDADMDGLIAETVRVLRHWMDHGVRIFRVDNPHTKPVVFWERVIAEINRKDPDVIFLAEAFTRPAMMHTLAQIGFQQSYTYFTWRNTKQELTDYLTELSGESAAYMRPNFFPNTPDILHAYLQHGGRPAFEVRAVLAATLSPAWGIYSGYELCENTPLREGGEEYRDSEKYQLRPRDWESAEREGRTIAPLITRLNAARRRSPALRQLRDLHFHHADKDAVIAYSKRAGSNTVLVVANLDPHHTQEATVSLDMPQLGLEWHESVPVRDELTGETYHWGRANYVRLEPGRRPAHVFTVLRPSNPQIGGSPTI, from the coding sequence ATGCCCGCCACGCACCATTCGTCAGCCGCCACGCAGACCTCGTCGGCCGCCGCGCGCGCCTCGTCGTCGTCCCCGCCGGGCACCGACCCGCCCCCGGGCGGCGCGCCCTCGGGGGCGGCGAAGAAGACAGCTGCCAGGAAACGCGCCAAGTCCCCTGCCGGGGCGCCGTCGAGGCAGGTCACCGCCGTCGGCCGCATCCCGGTCCTCGATGTACGCCCGGTGGTCCAGCACGGGCGCCGGCCCGCCAAGGCGGTGACCGGGGAGTCGTTCGAGGTCTCGGCCACCGTGTTCCGCGAGGGGCACGACGCGGTGGCGGCCAATGTGGTGCTGCGCGACCCCCGGGGCCGGCGCGGCCCCTGGACGCCGATGCGGGAACTCGCTCCGGGCACCGACCGCTGGGGCGCCACCGTCACGGCGGGGTCGCCCGGCCGCTGGACGTATACGGTCGAGGCGTGGGCCGACCCGCTCGGCACCTGGCGGCACCACGCGAGCATCAAGATCCCGGCCGGTCTGGACACCGAACTGGTGCTGGAGGAGGGCGCCCGGCTCTACGAGCGCGCCGCCGCCGGGGTCCCGAAGTCCCACCGGCGCACGGTCCTGGACGCGGCGGCCGTCCTGCGGGACGAGGACCGCCCGGCCCCCTGGCGGCTCGCGGAGGCGCTACGGCCCCCCGTGCGGGAGGTCCTGGACCGTTACCCGCTGCGGGAGTTGGTCACCGCCTCGGACCCGATGCCGCTGCTGGTCGAGCGGGAGCGGGCCCTGTACGGCTCCTGGTACGAGTTCTTCCCGCGCAGCGAGGGGACCGCCGAGCATCCGCACGGTACGTTCCGTACGGCGGCCCGGCGGCTGAAGCCGATCGCGGAGATGGGCTTCGACATCGTCTACCTGCCGCCGGTTCACCCGATCGGCAGCACCTTCCGCAAGGGCCCCAACAACACCCTCGGCGCCGGTCCGGACGACGTCGGCGTCCCCTGGGCGATCGGTTCCCCCGAGGGCGGGCACGACGCGGTCCACCCGGACCTCGGCACCATCGAGGACTTCGACCACTTCGTGGGCGAGGCGCGGAAGTCGGGCCTGGAGATCGCCCTGGACTTCGCCCTCCAGTGCTCCCCGGACCACCCCTGGGTGCAGAAGCACCCGGAGTGGTTCCACCACCGTCCGGACGGGACGATCGCCTACGCCGAGAACCCGCCGAAGAAGTACCAGGACATCTACCCGATCGCCTTCGACGCCGACATGGACGGGCTGATCGCGGAGACGGTCCGGGTGCTGCGGCACTGGATGGACCACGGGGTGCGGATCTTCCGCGTCGACAACCCCCACACCAAGCCGGTGGTGTTCTGGGAACGGGTCATCGCCGAGATCAACCGCAAGGACCCGGACGTGATCTTCCTGGCGGAGGCCTTCACCCGCCCCGCCATGATGCACACCCTCGCGCAGATCGGCTTCCAGCAGTCGTACACCTACTTCACCTGGCGCAACACGAAGCAGGAACTCACCGACTACCTCACCGAGTTGTCCGGCGAGAGCGCGGCCTACATGCGGCCCAACTTCTTCCCCAACACCCCGGACATCCTGCACGCCTACCTCCAGCACGGCGGTCGCCCCGCCTTCGAGGTGCGTGCCGTGCTCGCGGCGACCCTCTCCCCCGCCTGGGGCATCTACAGCGGCTACGAGCTGTGCGAGAACACCCCCCTGCGGGAAGGCGGCGAGGAGTACCGCGACTCCGAGAAGTACCAACTGCGGCCCCGGGACTGGGAGTCGGCCGAACGTGAGGGCCGTACGATCGCGCCGCTCATCACCCGCCTGAACGCCGCCAGAAGGCGCAGCCCCGCCCTGCGACAGCTGCGTGACCTGCACTTCCACCACGCCGACAAGGACGCGGTGATCGCCTACTCCAAGCGTGCGGGATCGAACACGGTTCTGGTCGTCGCCAACCTCGACCCCCACCACACCCAGGAGGCCACGGTCTCGTTGGACATGCCGCAACTCGGCCTGGAATGGCACGAGTCGGTGCCGGTGCGCGACGAGCTGACCGGCGAGACCTACCACTGGGGCAGGGCCAACTATGTGCGCCTCGAACCGGGCCGGCGCCCCGCGCACGTCTTCACCGTCCTGCGACCGTCCAACCCGCAGATCGGAGGGTCACCCACCATATGA
- the treS gene encoding maltose alpha-D-glucosyltransferase gives MIVNEPVPDTFADTPARDRDPDWFKRAVFYEVLVRSFQDSNGDGVGDLKGLTAKLDYLQWLGVDCLWLPPFFKSPLRDGGYDVSDYTAVLPEFGDLADFVEFVDAAHQRGMRVIIDFVMNHTSDQHPWFQESRRDPDGPYGDYYVWADDDKQYQDARIIFVDTEASNWTYDPVRKQYYWHRFFSHQPDLNYENPAVQDEMISALKFWLDLGIDGFRLDAVPYLYQREGTNCENLPATHQFLKRVRKEIDTQYPDTVLLAEANQWPEDVVDYFGDFPSGGDECHMAFHFPVMPRIFMAVRRESRHPVSEILAKTPAIPSGCQWGIFLRNHDELTLEMVTDEERDYMWAEYAKDPRMRANIGIRRRLAPLLDNDRNQIELFTALLLSLPGSPILYYGDEIGMGDNIWLGDRDAVRTPMQWTPDRNAGFSSSDPGRLFLPTIMDPVYGYQVTNVEASMSSPSSLLHWTRRMIEIRKQNPAFGLGSYDELQSSNPAVLAFLREYEDDLVLCVHNFSRFAQPTELDLSRFGGRHPVELFGGVRFPAVGELPYLLTLAGHGFYWFRLRRDPA, from the coding sequence ATGATCGTCAATGAGCCCGTCCCGGACACCTTCGCGGACACTCCCGCCCGGGACCGGGACCCGGACTGGTTCAAGCGTGCCGTCTTCTACGAGGTCCTGGTCCGCTCCTTCCAGGACAGCAACGGCGACGGCGTCGGCGACCTGAAGGGCCTGACCGCCAAGCTCGACTATCTCCAGTGGCTCGGCGTGGACTGCCTGTGGCTGCCGCCGTTCTTCAAGTCACCCCTGAGAGACGGCGGTTACGACGTCTCGGACTACACCGCCGTGCTCCCGGAGTTCGGTGACCTCGCCGACTTCGTGGAGTTCGTCGACGCGGCCCACCAGCGGGGCATGCGCGTGATCATCGACTTCGTCATGAACCACACCAGCGACCAGCACCCGTGGTTCCAGGAGTCCAGGCGGGACCCGGACGGGCCGTACGGCGACTACTACGTCTGGGCCGACGACGACAAGCAGTACCAGGACGCCCGCATCATCTTCGTGGACACCGAGGCGTCCAACTGGACGTACGACCCGGTACGCAAGCAGTACTACTGGCACCGCTTCTTCTCGCACCAGCCGGACCTCAACTACGAGAACCCGGCGGTGCAGGACGAGATGATCTCCGCGCTGAAGTTCTGGCTGGATCTCGGCATCGACGGGTTCCGGCTGGACGCGGTGCCGTATCTGTACCAGCGCGAGGGCACCAACTGCGAGAACCTGCCCGCGACCCACCAGTTCCTCAAGCGGGTCCGCAAGGAGATCGACACCCAGTACCCGGACACCGTGCTGCTGGCCGAGGCCAACCAGTGGCCCGAGGACGTGGTCGACTACTTCGGGGACTTCCCGAGCGGCGGCGACGAGTGCCACATGGCGTTCCACTTCCCGGTCATGCCGCGCATCTTCATGGCGGTACGACGGGAATCGCGCCACCCGGTCTCGGAGATCCTCGCCAAGACGCCCGCGATTCCCTCGGGCTGCCAGTGGGGCATCTTCCTGCGCAACCACGACGAGCTGACCCTGGAGATGGTCACCGACGAGGAACGCGACTACATGTGGGCGGAGTACGCCAAGGACCCCCGCATGCGCGCCAACATCGGCATCCGCCGCCGCCTCGCGCCGCTGCTCGACAACGACCGCAACCAGATCGAGCTGTTCACCGCCCTGCTGCTGTCCCTGCCCGGCTCGCCGATCCTCTACTACGGCGACGAGATCGGCATGGGCGACAACATCTGGCTCGGCGACCGCGACGCCGTCCGCACGCCGATGCAGTGGACCCCGGACCGCAACGCCGGTTTCTCCTCCAGCGATCCGGGGCGGCTCTTCCTGCCCACGATCATGGACCCGGTCTACGGCTACCAGGTCACCAACGTCGAGGCGTCGATGTCCTCGCCGTCCTCGCTGCTGCACTGGACCCGGCGCATGATCGAGATCCGCAAGCAGAACCCCGCCTTCGGACTCGGCTCGTACGACGAACTCCAGTCCTCCAACCCGGCGGTGCTCGCCTTCCTGCGCGAGTACGAGGACGACCTGGTGCTGTGCGTGCACAACTTCTCCCGCTTCGCCCAGCCCACCGAACTGGACCTGAGCCGCTTCGGCGGACGGCACCCGGTCGAGCTGTTCGGCGGGGTCCGCTTCCCCGCGGTGGGCGAACTGCCGTACCTGCTGACCCTGGCGGGACACGGCTTCTACTGGTTCCGGCTGCGTCGCGACCCGGCGTAG
- a CDS encoding response regulator transcription factor, with amino-acid sequence MTTDPLITLLIVDDHPVVRDGLRGMFESASGSAPGFRVLGEAASGPEAVARAAELDPDVILMDLRMPGGSGVAAIRELTRRGARAKVLVLTTYDTDSDTLPAIEAGATGYLLKDAPRDELFTAVRAASEGRTVLSPAVASRLVQAVRTPTPGNEPLSAREREVLALVARGTSNREIARELFISEATVKTHLTHLYTKLGAKDRAAAVAAAYDRGILG; translated from the coding sequence ATGACCACTGACCCCCTCATCACGCTGCTGATCGTCGACGACCACCCGGTCGTCCGGGACGGTCTGCGCGGCATGTTCGAGTCCGCGTCCGGATCCGCGCCCGGCTTCCGGGTGCTCGGCGAGGCCGCGAGCGGTCCCGAGGCGGTCGCGCGGGCGGCCGAGCTGGACCCCGACGTGATCCTGATGGACCTGCGCATGCCCGGCGGTTCGGGCGTCGCCGCCATCCGCGAGCTGACCCGCCGGGGCGCCCGCGCCAAGGTCCTGGTCCTCACCACGTACGACACCGACTCCGACACCCTCCCCGCGATCGAGGCCGGTGCCACCGGCTACCTCCTCAAGGACGCCCCGCGCGACGAGCTGTTCACCGCCGTCCGCGCCGCGTCCGAGGGCCGTACCGTCCTCTCCCCCGCCGTCGCCTCCCGCCTCGTCCAGGCCGTCCGCACCCCCACCCCGGGCAACGAGCCCCTCTCCGCCCGCGAGCGCGAGGTCCTCGCCCTGGTGGCCAGGGGCACCTCCAACCGCGAGATCGCCCGCGAACTCTTCATCAGCGAGGCCACGGTGAAGACCCACCTCACCCACCTCTACACCAAGCTGGGCGCCAAGGACCGCGCGGCCGCGGTGGCGGCGGCGTACGACCGGGGGATCCTGGGCTGA
- a CDS encoding M4 family metallopeptidase has product MSPLYARHKRTTLAISTAVAAGALISAGLATSASAAQTPAAAKPLAAAPAALSAAAHTSLIERAQADAPETAQQIGLGAKEKLVVKDVVKDVDGTVHTRYERTYAGLPVLGGDLVVHTAKSGRTEGVTKATKATIKVASLTPKLTPAKAEKQAVSAAKSLGSAKSTADGARKVIWAGSGTPKLAYETIVGGLQDDGTPNQLHVITDAATGKKLFEYQGIENATGTGKTLYSGSVSLTTTQSGSSYQLTDATRGGHSTYNLAHKTSGKGTLFTDADNVWGTGAASSSTTDQTAAADAAYGAQETWDFYKSTFGRSGIKNNGVGAYSRVHYGSQYVNAFWDDSCFCMTYGDGEGNNHPLTALDVAGHEMSHGVTSNTAGLNYSGESGGLNEATSDIFGTGVEFFANNASDKGDYLIGEKIDINGDGTPLRYMDKPSKDGGSADYWSSSVGNLDVHYSSGVANHFFYLLSEGSGAKTINGVSYNSPTSNGSTVTGIGRDKALQIWYKALTTYFTSTTNYKSARTGTLSAASALYGSSSAEYKAVAAAWSAVNVN; this is encoded by the coding sequence GTGAGCCCCCTCTACGCGCGTCACAAGCGCACCACCCTGGCCATCTCCACCGCCGTCGCCGCCGGAGCGCTCATCTCCGCCGGTCTGGCCACCAGCGCCTCGGCCGCCCAGACCCCGGCCGCCGCCAAGCCGCTGGCCGCCGCGCCCGCCGCGCTGTCCGCCGCCGCCCACACCTCGCTGATCGAGCGGGCGCAGGCGGACGCCCCGGAGACCGCGCAGCAGATAGGTCTCGGCGCCAAGGAGAAGCTGGTCGTCAAGGACGTCGTGAAGGACGTCGACGGCACGGTCCACACCCGCTACGAGCGCACCTACGCGGGCCTGCCGGTCCTCGGTGGCGACCTGGTCGTCCACACCGCGAAGTCCGGCAGGACCGAGGGCGTCACCAAGGCGACCAAGGCCACCATCAAGGTCGCCTCGCTCACGCCCAAGCTCACCCCGGCCAAGGCCGAGAAGCAGGCCGTGTCCGCCGCCAAGAGCCTCGGCTCGGCCAAGTCCACCGCGGACGGCGCCCGCAAGGTGATCTGGGCCGGCTCCGGCACCCCGAAGCTCGCCTACGAGACGATCGTCGGCGGCCTCCAGGACGACGGCACCCCGAACCAGCTGCACGTCATCACCGACGCGGCCACGGGCAAGAAGCTCTTCGAGTACCAGGGCATCGAGAACGCGACCGGCACCGGCAAGACCCTGTACTCGGGCTCCGTGAGCCTGACCACCACCCAGTCGGGCTCGTCGTACCAGCTCACCGACGCCACCCGCGGCGGCCACAGCACCTACAACCTGGCGCACAAGACGTCGGGCAAGGGCACGCTGTTCACCGACGCGGACAACGTCTGGGGCACCGGCGCGGCCTCCAGCTCCACCACGGACCAGACGGCCGCCGCGGACGCCGCCTACGGCGCCCAGGAGACCTGGGACTTCTACAAGAGCACCTTCGGGCGCAGCGGCATCAAGAACAACGGTGTCGGCGCGTACTCCCGCGTGCACTACGGCAGCCAGTACGTGAACGCGTTCTGGGACGACAGCTGCTTCTGCATGACGTACGGCGACGGCGAGGGCAACAACCACCCGCTCACCGCGCTGGACGTGGCCGGCCACGAGATGAGCCACGGTGTCACCTCCAACACCGCGGGCCTCAACTACAGCGGCGAGTCCGGCGGTCTGAACGAGGCCACCTCGGACATCTTCGGCACCGGTGTGGAGTTCTTCGCGAACAACGCGTCCGACAAGGGCGACTACCTCATCGGCGAGAAGATCGACATCAACGGCGACGGCACCCCGCTGCGCTACATGGACAAGCCCAGCAAGGACGGCGGCTCGGCGGACTACTGGTCCTCCTCCGTCGGCAACCTGGACGTCCACTACTCGTCCGGCGTCGCCAACCACTTCTTCTACCTGCTGTCCGAGGGCAGCGGCGCGAAGACGATCAACGGGGTGTCGTACAACTCCCCGACGTCCAACGGCTCCACGGTCACCGGCATCGGCCGGGACAAGGCGCTCCAGATCTGGTACAAGGCGCTGACGACGTACTTCACGTCGACCACCAACTACAAGTCGGCCCGCACGGGCACGCTGTCCGCGGCGTCCGCCCTGTACGGCTCCTCCAGCGCCGAGTACAAGGCGGTGGCGGCGGCCTGGTCGGCGGTCAACGTCAACTGA